From the Acidobacteriota bacterium genome, one window contains:
- the folK gene encoding 2-amino-4-hydroxy-6-hydroxymethyldihydropteridine diphosphokinase, giving the protein MKTVWVGLGANLGDRAAGLAAGLAHLAAGGVTVTAVSSLYRTEPVGGPPQPPYLNAAAGLRTRLKPRELLALIQSAEAAAGRRPAERNAPRPLDIDILLFGRDVVAEPDLIIPHPGMAQRRFVLVPLVEIAPAARHPVLGRTVTQLLAACGDRHAVEWYCKWPGLPL; this is encoded by the coding sequence TTGAAGACAGTCTGGGTGGGGCTTGGCGCCAACTTGGGCGATCGCGCCGCCGGTCTGGCGGCGGGGTTGGCCCATCTGGCCGCCGGCGGGGTGACGGTGACCGCCGTTTCTTCGCTCTACCGGACCGAACCCGTGGGCGGACCGCCACAGCCGCCCTATCTCAATGCCGCAGCCGGCCTCCGGACCCGCCTGAAACCGCGGGAGCTGCTGGCGCTGATCCAGTCGGCGGAAGCCGCCGCAGGACGGCGGCCGGCTGAACGCAACGCGCCCCGGCCGCTCGACATCGACATCCTCCTGTTCGGCCGGGATGTCGTCGCCGAGCCCGACCTGATCATTCCCCACCCCGGCATGGCTCAGCGGCGGTTCGTGCTGGTGCCGCTGGTGGAAATCGCTCCCGCCGCACGGCATCCCGTGCTCGGTCGGACCGTCACCCAACTGCTGGCCGCCTGCGGCGACCGGCATGCCGTGGAATGGTATTGCAAATGGCCCGGCCTTCCTTTATAA
- a CDS encoding 6-phosphofructokinase, whose translation MSLGYKNGKKVGVLFSGGPASAANTVISSAVLAFLNKNIPVIGVYNGFEYLEKFEKYNPYSLVEKVHYFHFDTSVTRIRNIRGVFLRTSRANPGREIQSVEDLKDPKKIRSLQNILDAFEHLGVGYLITIGGDDTLKVANYLHRLGMPVIHVPKTIDNDYYGIPWTFGYWTGVEVTKNAILNLKADAESTDSYFVVELMGRKSGWLTYAAGIAGEAVKMIASEDIELEFDVEAVAEECVDLIILREREGKAAGVICVAEGLVDKLPDRYRPHETDKHGNVIFGKAEIAKVLADKIGQFYKKRTGKLKKVIGKQIGYEIRSAPPVSFDVVMGSMLGFGTYILFDRKQFGHMVSVTDNFDIKAIAFEDLVDDQTLVTRLRCVPKGSDFYNLKEALSYRFLE comes from the coding sequence ATGTCCCTCGGTTACAAGAACGGAAAAAAGGTGGGCGTCCTGTTTTCCGGCGGGCCTGCTTCGGCGGCCAACACCGTCATCTCATCCGCCGTGCTGGCGTTCTTGAACAAGAACATCCCGGTCATCGGCGTATACAACGGCTTCGAGTACCTGGAAAAATTTGAAAAGTACAATCCCTATTCGCTGGTCGAGAAGGTTCACTATTTTCATTTCGACACGTCCGTGACCAGGATTCGCAACATTCGCGGCGTCTTCCTGCGCACCTCCCGGGCCAATCCGGGTCGGGAGATCCAGTCGGTGGAGGATCTCAAAGATCCCAAGAAAATCCGCAGCCTGCAGAACATCCTGGATGCTTTCGAGCACCTGGGCGTCGGCTACCTGATCACCATCGGCGGCGACGACACCCTGAAGGTGGCCAATTATCTCCATCGGCTGGGCATGCCCGTGATCCATGTCCCCAAGACGATCGACAACGACTACTACGGCATTCCCTGGACGTTCGGGTACTGGACCGGTGTCGAGGTGACGAAAAACGCGATTTTGAACCTGAAAGCGGACGCCGAATCGACCGACAGCTATTTTGTGGTGGAGCTGATGGGGCGGAAATCAGGCTGGCTCACGTATGCCGCCGGTATCGCCGGCGAGGCGGTGAAGATGATCGCCAGCGAAGACATCGAGCTTGAATTCGACGTCGAAGCTGTCGCAGAGGAATGTGTGGACCTGATCATCTTGCGCGAGCGCGAGGGCAAGGCGGCGGGGGTGATCTGCGTGGCTGAAGGCCTCGTGGACAAGCTGCCCGACCGGTATCGTCCTCACGAGACGGACAAGCACGGCAACGTGATTTTCGGCAAGGCCGAGATTGCCAAGGTGTTGGCCGACAAGATCGGCCAGTTCTACAAAAAGCGCACCGGTAAACTGAAAAAGGTGATTGGTAAGCAGATCGGCTACGAAATCCGCTCGGCGCCGCCGGTGAGCTTCGACGTGGTGATGGGCAGCATGCTGGGATTCGGCACCTACATTTTGTTCGACCGCAAACAGTTTGGCCACATGGTGAGCGTCACCGACAATTTCGACATCAAAGCCATTGCGTTTGAGGATCTGGTGGACGATCAGACGCTGGTGACGCGCCTGCGCTGCGTCCCGAAGGGGAGCGATTTCTACAACCTCAAGGAGGCGCTGTCCTATCGGTTTCTGGAATGA
- a CDS encoding deoxynucleoside kinase, with amino-acid sequence MHFKYLVIEGPIGVGKTTLAKRLADEFQGRAVLDQPWENPHITAFYEGLPGAAFKAQLFFLAQRWTLMRELTRQSPSPAPVISDFLLEKDKLFACLNLNDEELVIYNKLYEAMSDYLIQPDMVIYLKADVDTLLERIERRNVPMEGRIPPSYLKDLIQAYEHFFFQYQQRTRVPVLVLETEQIDFTVTGAKTDDFIKFLRFKNVTGLQYYAPPARG; translated from the coding sequence ATGCATTTCAAGTACCTCGTCATCGAAGGGCCCATCGGCGTGGGGAAAACCACCCTGGCCAAGCGATTGGCGGATGAATTCCAGGGCCGGGCGGTGCTGGACCAACCGTGGGAAAACCCCCACATCACCGCTTTCTATGAGGGCCTGCCGGGTGCCGCGTTCAAGGCCCAGCTCTTTTTTCTGGCCCAGCGCTGGACGCTGATGCGGGAACTGACGCGGCAGTCCCCCAGCCCCGCCCCGGTCATCTCGGATTTCCTGCTGGAGAAGGACAAGCTGTTCGCCTGCCTGAACCTCAACGATGAGGAACTGGTCATCTACAACAAATTGTACGAGGCCATGTCGGACTACCTCATCCAGCCCGACATGGTCATCTACCTCAAGGCGGATGTCGATACCCTGCTGGAGCGGATCGAGCGGCGCAATGTTCCGATGGAGGGACGAATTCCGCCGTCCTACCTGAAGGATCTCATTCAGGCCTACGAACACTTCTTTTTCCAGTACCAACAGCGGACGCGCGTCCCGGTCCTGGTGCTGGAAACCGAGCAGATCGATTTCACCGTGACCGGCGCCAAAACCGATGATTTCATCAAGTTTCTGCGGTTCAAGAACGTGACGGGTCTGCAGTACTATGCGCCACCCGCGCGGGGATGA
- a CDS encoding branched-chain amino acid aminotransferase, whose protein sequence is MDIAIASLTDGDLKPLFTNVQDLGFGRVFTDRMFLLNYAADKGWHNPRILKYGPLDLDPATLVLHYGQEIFEGMKAFAGPDDQIIFFRPMENVRRFNRSARRLSMPELNEQDALDAIVKLVTLESRWIPRQRDAALYIRPAMIATEVGLGVRSAKEYLFFIILSPVGPYFKQGFRPVNLYVSHNYVRAVEGGVGEAKTGGNYAASLLARQEAQEKGYSEVLWLDAKEHRYIEEVGAMNICFVIDGVVTTPLLSGAILHGITRKSVLQLSSHLGYTVSERKIAIDEIVDGIQSGRVSEAFGVGTAASIAPVGGICYRDTLHTIGKNEVGPVARKLYGELQAIQYGEKEDVFGWTLRVPMNASKGKA, encoded by the coding sequence ATGGATATCGCCATCGCCTCGCTGACGGATGGGGATCTGAAACCCCTGTTCACCAACGTGCAGGACCTGGGATTCGGTCGTGTGTTCACGGATCGCATGTTTCTCCTGAATTACGCCGCCGACAAGGGCTGGCACAATCCCCGGATTCTGAAATACGGCCCGCTGGATCTGGACCCGGCGACGCTGGTGCTTCACTACGGCCAGGAGATCTTCGAAGGTATGAAGGCGTTCGCCGGCCCGGACGATCAGATCATCTTCTTCCGGCCCATGGAGAATGTCCGGCGCTTCAACCGGTCCGCTCGGCGGCTGTCCATGCCCGAGCTCAACGAGCAGGATGCACTCGACGCCATCGTGAAACTGGTGACGCTGGAGTCCCGCTGGATCCCCCGTCAGCGCGATGCCGCTCTGTACATCCGCCCCGCCATGATCGCCACGGAAGTGGGTTTGGGCGTGCGGTCCGCGAAGGAATACCTGTTCTTCATCATCCTGTCCCCCGTGGGCCCCTATTTCAAACAGGGCTTCCGCCCCGTGAACCTGTACGTGTCGCACAACTACGTCCGGGCCGTCGAGGGCGGCGTGGGCGAGGCCAAGACCGGCGGCAACTATGCCGCCAGCCTGCTGGCCCGCCAGGAGGCTCAGGAGAAAGGCTACAGCGAAGTGCTCTGGCTTGACGCCAAGGAGCACCGCTATATCGAGGAAGTGGGCGCCATGAACATCTGCTTCGTCATCGATGGCGTGGTCACCACGCCGTTGCTGAGCGGGGCGATTCTCCACGGCATCACCCGCAAATCGGTGCTGCAGCTGTCCAGCCACCTGGGCTACACCGTCTCGGAGCGCAAGATCGCCATTGACGAGATCGTCGACGGGATCCAGAGCGGGCGGGTGTCTGAAGCTTTCGGCGTCGGCACGGCCGCCAGCATCGCGCCGGTGGGCGGCATTTGCTATCGCGACACCCTCCACACCATCGGCAAGAACGAGGTGGGGCCCGTGGCCCGGAAGCTCTACGGCGAGCTGCAGGCGATCCAGTATGGCGAGAAAGAAGACGTGTTCGGCTGGACACTGCGCGTTCCGATGAACGCATCCAAGGGAAAAGCCTGA
- the dacB gene encoding D-alanyl-D-alanine carboxypeptidase/D-alanyl-D-alanine-endopeptidase: MARRRLRLLLALLLASLAPAAAGAPAAGHLSEAQVARQIKKVLDRPGHPPGFWGVSVIDVQKGTSLYAWNERRLFVPASIQKLLTGYAAWRTFGPDHRFRTEIATTGRLDQDGILRGPLIIRGGGDPSWSFRFFEDDPVLPVQSFVLELLRRTGIRKVEGDVIGDATAQLDEPYGPDWSWEEFQWAYGAKVSALALNDGVMEMRITPGEPGHPPQIAAVPAFLQSQVRNLAMTARGAGADDLIVYKPFDTDEFIVSGRFPSGASRRVLRVAVSDPALTAARWIREELLRLGVPVSGGTGVRYRRPYLPDAPPPEAGTRLAVIEGRPLEQILVPVMERSINNYAEVLLRNLARGQVPPESTDREAGIQAVYGLWPQLMEPRQNIAMADGSGLSRRNLVTPRLMTDWLCLVAKAPDFERFSALLPEAGREGTLKYRLNGRTAGNVLAKTGRLSTVVSMAGYVRTASRRLVAFCIIVNNIPPGNDAPKAVIDEIVKILYRY; the protein is encoded by the coding sequence GTGGCTCGCCGGAGGCTCCGCCTGCTCCTGGCGCTACTGCTGGCGAGTCTGGCGCCGGCCGCCGCAGGGGCTCCCGCCGCCGGCCACCTGTCGGAGGCCCAGGTCGCCAGACAGATCAAGAAAGTGCTCGACCGGCCCGGCCATCCACCTGGATTTTGGGGCGTGTCTGTCATCGATGTCCAGAAAGGCACTTCGCTCTATGCGTGGAACGAGCGCCGCCTGTTCGTGCCAGCGTCCATCCAAAAACTCCTCACCGGCTACGCGGCCTGGCGGACATTCGGTCCCGACCACCGCTTCCGAACCGAGATCGCCACCACCGGCCGGCTGGACCAGGACGGCATCCTGCGCGGACCGCTGATCATCCGGGGTGGCGGCGACCCGTCGTGGTCGTTCCGTTTCTTCGAAGACGATCCGGTGCTTCCGGTGCAGTCATTTGTTCTGGAATTGCTTCGGCGGACAGGAATCCGGAAGGTCGAGGGCGACGTCATCGGTGACGCCACCGCCCAGCTCGACGAACCGTACGGCCCTGACTGGAGCTGGGAGGAGTTTCAATGGGCGTATGGCGCCAAGGTCAGCGCGCTGGCCCTGAATGACGGTGTTATGGAAATGCGGATCACCCCCGGCGAGCCCGGCCATCCGCCCCAGATCGCGGCGGTGCCCGCCTTCCTGCAGTCCCAGGTGCGGAATCTCGCCATGACCGCCCGGGGCGCCGGAGCGGACGATCTGATTGTCTACAAGCCGTTCGACACCGATGAATTCATCGTGAGCGGCCGATTTCCAAGCGGCGCGTCCAGACGAGTGCTCCGCGTGGCCGTCAGCGATCCCGCGCTGACCGCTGCCCGCTGGATTCGGGAGGAACTGCTGCGGCTGGGTGTGCCGGTGAGCGGCGGAACCGGGGTCCGCTACCGCCGGCCCTACCTGCCCGATGCCCCGCCGCCGGAGGCGGGGACGCGGCTGGCCGTGATCGAGGGCCGGCCCTTGGAGCAGATTCTGGTGCCGGTGATGGAGCGCAGCATCAACAATTATGCGGAAGTCCTGCTGCGCAATCTGGCTCGTGGCCAGGTGCCGCCCGAAAGCACCGACCGCGAGGCCGGCATTCAGGCGGTCTACGGCTTGTGGCCGCAACTCATGGAGCCGCGGCAGAACATCGCCATGGCAGACGGCTCCGGCCTGAGCCGGCGCAACCTGGTGACGCCGCGGTTGATGACCGACTGGCTGTGCCTGGTCGCCAAGGCGCCCGATTTTGAGCGATTCTCCGCACTGCTTCCCGAAGCTGGCCGGGAGGGGACGCTCAAGTACCGACTGAACGGACGCACCGCCGGCAACGTGCTGGCGAAGACGGGGCGGCTGTCCACGGTGGTCTCCATGGCCGGTTATGTTCGCACCGCGTCCCGCCGGCTGGTAGCTTTCTGCATCATCGTCAACAACATCCCGCCGGGGAATGACGCGCCCAAAGCCGTCATCGACGAAATCGTCAAGATTCTGTATCGGTATTGA
- a CDS encoding dicarboxylate/amino acid:cation symporter, which produces MKKRSSRRRSLHSRIFLGLVIGAAAGVTCNLVGAQHAVVQERVEWVIHYITGPLGRIFLNMLFMTVVPIVFSTLTTGVAHLGDLKRLSRLGGWTFLCFCVLMMLAATLGLSLVHVVRPGAGFDPAVQARLLETYQGEVQQKTGAGSAFGIENLIAVVPRNPLQAMVNMDMLAVIFFAFIVGMALTRIQAPRAQGLISLLEGVADVMMVIVGFAMQLAPYAVLALIFNVTARFGLDLLMKLLMYVVVVLGGYLIFLFGVYPILLWLIARRNPVDFMRKVLPVMITGFSTSSSNATLPTTIKVSIEDLGIPSDIAGFVLPLGATMNMNGTALFEGVTVLFLAQVLGVELTLVQQVLVVLLAVLMAVGTAGIPGGSIPMIMIVLATVNIRPDAIAIILGVDRVLDMGRTVLNVTGDIVTATFVSRLDHRSGPASLNGAEG; this is translated from the coding sequence ATGAAGAAAAGGTCCAGTCGCCGCCGCTCACTGCACTCCCGGATCTTCTTGGGTCTGGTGATCGGGGCGGCGGCCGGCGTGACGTGCAACTTGGTGGGCGCCCAGCACGCGGTTGTCCAAGAGCGGGTGGAATGGGTGATTCACTACATCACCGGTCCGCTGGGACGGATTTTCCTGAACATGCTCTTTATGACAGTGGTGCCCATCGTGTTCAGCACGCTGACAACCGGGGTCGCTCATCTGGGCGACCTGAAGCGGCTGAGTCGTCTGGGTGGTTGGACATTTCTATGTTTCTGCGTGTTGATGATGCTGGCAGCCACGCTGGGTCTGTCTCTCGTACATGTCGTCCGACCCGGGGCCGGGTTCGATCCAGCCGTCCAGGCACGGCTTCTGGAAACCTACCAGGGCGAGGTCCAGCAGAAAACCGGGGCCGGGTCCGCGTTCGGCATCGAGAACCTGATCGCAGTCGTGCCCAGGAATCCCTTGCAGGCCATGGTCAACATGGACATGCTGGCGGTGATCTTCTTCGCCTTCATCGTCGGCATGGCGCTGACCCGCATTCAGGCCCCGCGGGCGCAGGGGCTCATCAGCCTGCTGGAGGGGGTGGCCGACGTCATGATGGTGATCGTCGGTTTCGCCATGCAGCTTGCACCGTATGCGGTTCTGGCCCTGATCTTCAACGTCACGGCCCGCTTCGGCCTTGACTTGCTGATGAAACTGTTGATGTACGTCGTGGTGGTTCTCGGGGGATACCTGATCTTCCTGTTCGGCGTCTATCCGATCCTGCTGTGGCTCATCGCCCGGCGCAACCCGGTGGACTTCATGCGGAAGGTCCTGCCGGTGATGATCACCGGCTTCTCCACCAGCTCCAGCAACGCCACCCTTCCCACGACGATCAAGGTGAGCATCGAGGACCTGGGGATCCCCAGCGATATCGCCGGTTTCGTCCTGCCGCTCGGCGCCACCATGAACATGAACGGCACCGCTCTGTTCGAAGGGGTGACGGTGTTATTCCTGGCTCAAGTGCTCGGTGTGGAACTGACCCTGGTCCAGCAGGTGCTGGTGGTGCTGCTGGCGGTACTCATGGCCGTCGGCACGGCGGGGATCCCCGGCGGCTCCATCCCCATGATCATGATCGTGTTGGCCACGGTGAACATCCGCCCCGACGCTATCGCCATCATCCTGGGCGTGGACCGGGTGTTGGACATGGGCCGGACGGTGCTCAACGTGACGGGCGACATCGTTACTGCGACCTTTGTCAGCCGCTTGGATCACAGGTCCGGCCCGGCGTCCCTCAACGGGGCGGAAGGCTAG
- a CDS encoding RNA polymerase sigma factor — MSQTNVITVHGLNGNQRTPSPACPGDASGQILIFDPEDFYRQHYSRLFHAALRILRDRHLAEDAVQEAFKNIFLHLKEFRGESRMETWMTRIVVNVSLGYIRKHKVRLKVEVALDAGETPLTDQLPDAGADPFTATRRRELRQFLNQALGQLRAIHRQVVYLHDIQQHTLEDIARLLRTPIGTVKSRLFYGRRELQRILEQMTARQAYHLL; from the coding sequence ATGAGCCAGACCAATGTAATCACCGTCCACGGTTTGAACGGCAACCAGCGCACCCCGTCACCCGCCTGTCCCGGGGATGCCAGCGGCCAGATACTCATCTTTGACCCGGAGGATTTTTATCGGCAGCACTATTCCCGGCTCTTTCACGCGGCTTTGCGGATCCTGCGCGACCGCCACCTGGCCGAGGACGCCGTTCAGGAAGCGTTCAAGAACATTTTCCTGCACCTGAAAGAATTCCGCGGGGAAAGCCGGATGGAGACCTGGATGACCCGCATCGTCGTCAATGTCTCGCTGGGGTACATCCGCAAGCACAAGGTTCGCCTCAAGGTAGAAGTGGCCCTGGACGCCGGGGAAACTCCCCTCACGGATCAACTGCCCGACGCCGGTGCCGATCCCTTCACCGCCACCCGGCGCCGGGAGCTCCGCCAGTTTCTAAACCAGGCCCTGGGCCAGCTCCGGGCCATCCACCGCCAGGTCGTCTACTTGCACGACATTCAACAGCACACCCTGGAAGACATTGCCCGGTTGCTTCGAACGCCCATTGGCACCGTCAAGAGCCGGCTCTTTTACGGCCGCCGCGAGTTGCAGCGCATCCTCGAACAAATGACCGCCCGCCAGGCATATCACCTATTGTGA
- a CDS encoding sodium:proton antiporter: protein MYIEPPWTSTGNRSLHAPPRNVRFFIPIWLLALTGAAHASAADTAAHARHFPLWVVAPFLGILISIAVFPLINARWWEHNYGKVSVFWLSTTFVIMLLARPAGVPFADLFGGPIFHTYEEYVSFIILLGSLFVITGGIVIRGSLSGRPVTNLAILGIGTVLASFIGTTGAAMLLIRPLIKSIRWRQRQRHIVIFFIFLVCNIGGSLTPIGDPPLFIGFLRGVPFEWTFALMQAWALTSGLLLAVFYLLDRHLMQKETGVPPDMEQKGIRIEGLVNIALLAGVVGSVLFSGLVKMGEIHLGLGALEIQNVVRDAVMLALAGASLALTPRVLRAENNFNYAPIIEVALLFVGIFTTMIPALMVLNARGAELGIDSASKFFWATGILSSFLDNTPTYMSFLETACGMLGMTVTQLLQSPQGTLFLKAISVGAVFMGANTYIGNGPNFMVKAIAEQEQIRMPSFFGYMAWSVSILIPVFILVDVVFFL from the coding sequence TTGTACATTGAACCCCCGTGGACGTCCACCGGGAACAGGAGCCTGCATGCCCCCCCCCGAAATGTCCGGTTTTTCATTCCCATCTGGCTGCTCGCGCTGACAGGCGCGGCCCACGCCTCAGCCGCCGACACCGCGGCCCACGCCCGGCATTTTCCGCTGTGGGTGGTGGCGCCGTTTCTCGGGATCCTGATCTCCATCGCCGTGTTCCCACTGATCAACGCGCGCTGGTGGGAACACAATTACGGCAAGGTCAGCGTGTTCTGGCTCAGCACCACGTTTGTCATCATGCTTCTGGCACGTCCCGCCGGCGTCCCGTTCGCCGACCTGTTTGGTGGCCCCATTTTTCATACATACGAAGAGTACGTATCGTTCATCATCCTGCTGGGCTCGCTGTTCGTGATCACCGGCGGCATCGTCATCCGCGGCTCGCTGAGCGGCCGGCCCGTCACCAACCTGGCGATCCTGGGGATCGGCACTGTTCTGGCCAGCTTCATCGGAACCACCGGTGCGGCCATGTTGCTCATCCGCCCGCTCATCAAATCGATTCGCTGGCGGCAGCGGCAACGGCATATCGTCATTTTTTTCATTTTTCTGGTCTGTAATATCGGCGGCAGTCTGACCCCCATCGGCGACCCCCCCCTGTTTATCGGGTTCCTGCGCGGCGTCCCCTTCGAGTGGACCTTTGCCCTGATGCAGGCTTGGGCACTGACCAGCGGTTTGCTGTTGGCCGTTTTCTACCTGCTGGACCGCCACCTGATGCAGAAGGAGACGGGCGTCCCGCCCGACATGGAGCAAAAGGGCATCCGCATTGAAGGTCTGGTGAACATCGCCCTGCTGGCGGGCGTCGTCGGTTCGGTCCTCTTCAGCGGCCTGGTCAAGATGGGCGAGATCCACCTCGGGTTGGGCGCCCTGGAGATCCAAAACGTTGTCCGTGACGCGGTGATGCTGGCGCTGGCCGGAGCCTCGCTGGCCCTGACCCCCCGCGTGCTGCGCGCGGAAAACAATTTCAACTACGCCCCCATCATCGAAGTGGCCCTGCTCTTCGTCGGGATCTTCACCACCATGATCCCGGCACTGATGGTCCTGAACGCGCGCGGCGCCGAACTGGGAATTGATTCGGCCTCGAAATTTTTCTGGGCCACCGGTATCCTGTCCAGCTTCCTGGACAACACCCCGACCTACATGAGCTTCCTGGAAACCGCCTGCGGTATGCTGGGCATGACCGTCACCCAGTTGCTGCAATCCCCCCAGGGCACGCTCTTCCTGAAGGCCATTTCCGTGGGGGCCGTGTTCATGGGGGCCAACACGTACATCGGCAACGGCCCCAACTTCATGGTCAAGGCGATTGCTGAGCAGGAGCAGATTCGGATGCCGAGCTTCTTCGGCTACATGGCTTGGTCCGTCTCGATCCTGATTCCCGTCTTTATTCTTGTGGACGTGGTTTTCTTCCTGTGA
- a CDS encoding protein kinase — MLNKLGKYEIQAVLGQGAMGIVYRAYDPILKRPVALKTLSGDFGQNPELLKRFYREAEAAGGLRHFNIVTIYDLGEENNTPFIAMEFLEGSDLQNAIQKQKIRSLNQVLRIARQSCEALHYAHGRGIVHRDVKPANIFLLEDGTVKIVDFGIAQMASSTMTRTGMVMGTVSYMSPEQVQGRNLDGRSDQFSMGIIVYEMLTGTKPFHGNSIPEIFFKIMNEAPAPIRQKYPHCPPALEAILQRCLMKDRDQRYADLGQMARDMERLQASLGREFSLQEAVTATAERSGLLWQDSVNDIQRLLQEGRIDQAQLRLDDLRRQWGDTDLLLNTRLDSLQGAIRLALNRTSVQKHLDNIQALARDGQVTQAELMLNQLEQEYSGQDEILHTRSIIIDAKRRGEKIQFIRGTISKAKVFLEAENYDQALKTLEQALRVYPEEKALLKFYQHTLERKEQSARKTFIRDTCARVSALLKDGQLETAIRTVEAALEKFADEEVFQNLYKTLIARKRGAR; from the coding sequence ATGCTCAACAAGCTGGGCAAATATGAAATTCAAGCTGTACTCGGCCAGGGCGCAATGGGGATCGTCTACCGCGCGTATGACCCCATTCTCAAACGCCCGGTCGCGCTGAAGACCCTCTCGGGCGATTTCGGCCAAAATCCCGAGCTGCTCAAGCGCTTCTACCGCGAGGCGGAGGCGGCGGGCGGCCTCCGGCACTTCAACATCGTCACTATCTACGATCTCGGTGAGGAAAACAATACCCCGTTCATCGCCATGGAATTCCTGGAGGGCTCTGATCTCCAGAATGCGATTCAGAAGCAGAAGATCCGGAGCCTTAACCAGGTGCTGCGCATTGCCCGTCAGAGTTGCGAGGCGCTGCACTACGCCCACGGACGCGGCATCGTCCACCGTGACGTGAAGCCAGCCAACATTTTTCTGCTCGAGGACGGCACCGTCAAGATCGTCGATTTCGGCATCGCTCAGATGGCCTCGTCCACCATGACCCGGACCGGCATGGTCATGGGGACGGTGAGCTACATGTCCCCCGAGCAGGTGCAAGGCCGCAACCTGGATGGGCGGTCCGACCAGTTCTCCATGGGCATCATCGTGTATGAAATGCTCACCGGCACCAAGCCGTTCCACGGCAACAGCATTCCGGAGATATTTTTCAAGATCATGAACGAGGCGCCGGCCCCCATCCGCCAGAAATATCCGCACTGTCCGCCGGCACTCGAAGCGATTCTCCAGCGTTGCCTCATGAAAGACCGGGATCAGCGATATGCCGATTTGGGCCAGATGGCCCGCGACATGGAGCGTCTGCAGGCCAGCCTCGGCCGGGAGTTTTCACTCCAGGAAGCGGTCACGGCCACCGCCGAGCGTTCCGGCCTTCTGTGGCAGGACTCCGTGAACGACATCCAACGGCTCCTGCAGGAAGGCCGGATCGATCAGGCCCAGCTGCGCCTCGACGACCTTCGCCGACAGTGGGGCGACACCGACTTGCTCCTCAACACCAGACTGGACAGTCTGCAGGGTGCCATCCGTCTCGCGTTGAACCGGACCTCGGTCCAGAAGCACCTCGACAACATCCAGGCGCTGGCCCGGGACGGGCAGGTCACTCAGGCTGAATTGATGCTGAACCAATTGGAGCAGGAATACAGCGGGCAGGACGAGATCCTCCACACCCGGAGTATCATTATCGACGCCAAGCGCCGCGGAGAGAAGATCCAGTTCATCCGCGGCACCATTTCCAAAGCCAAGGTGTTTCTGGAAGCCGAGAATTACGATCAGGCTCTCAAAACACTGGAACAGGCCCTGCGCGTCTACCCGGAGGAGAAGGCGCTCCTCAAGTTTTACCAGCATACGCTGGAGCGGAAAGAGCAGTCCGCCCGGAAGACCTTCATCCGGGACACCTGCGCCAGGGTGTCTGCCCTGCTCAAGGACGGCCAGCTCGAAACGGCCATTCGAACCGTTGAGGCGGCTCTGGAAAAATTCGCTGACGAAGAAGTCTTCCAGAACCTGTACAAGACTCTCATCGCCCGCAAGCGCGGCGCCCGCTGA